AATATTTTCTATCTCAATGATGGTCGTGTTGCCCTGTTAGATTGTGGCATGGTGGGCAGACTAGATCCCCGGACTCAGCAGATATTAACAGAGATGTTGTTGGCGATCGTAGATTTAGATGCGGGGAGATGCGCCCAATTAACTCTACAACTGGCAGATTCCGCCCAACCTGTGATTTTATCAAGGTTAGAAAGTGATTATGACCGTATGCTGCGGAAGTATTACAACGTCAGTTTGACGGAGATGAATTTTAGCCAAATTTTTTATGAAATTTTGCAAGTTGCCAGAAATAATAAAATTCGCTTACCCAGCAATATGGGTTTGTATGCCAAAACGATCGCAAATCTGGAAGGAGTAGCCCAGACGTTTAATCCAGAGGTAAATTTATTTGAAGAAATTCAACCATTAATTACCGACTTGTTTAGACGGCAGTTGTTAGGCGATAATCCAGTGCGATCGCTCCTGAGAACAGCCTTAGATATAAAAAGTCTCTCCTTACAATCTCCCAGGCAAATCGAACTGCTGCTAGATAGAGTCACATCGGAAACCCTGCGCTGGAACTTTACCCTACACGGTTTGGATGGGGTGCGGCGGACAATGGATGATGCAGCTAACCGCCTATCTTTCAGTATTTTGGTGGGTTCGATGATTATGGGGGCGGCGATTATTTCTAATAACGCCCATACAAGCCAGTTGTCGCTGTTGAGTAATTTACTGTTTGCGGCGGCGAGTTTGTTGGGATTGTGGTTGATTATTAGTATATTGCGATCGGGTCGTTTAAAGTGATTTTTTTAACGCAGAGGAGCGCAGAGGTTAGCGCGGAGGAACGCGGAGTAAGAGGTTACAAAAACATTTAGTATTATTTTCTGCTGCCTCCTAGTCTATTTGAGGTATGTATCTATTATTAGATGTAGGTTAAGTTGAGACACAAAATCCAACACCTCAAACCCTTGTATAATTTGGGTTTGGTTATGTTCAAGCAAACCTACGCATTTGTCGCATTCTTTAATTAAATTGGTATTACTAAAATGGGATGTGAATATGGAACACAACACAAGCATAGAGCCACAGGATAATTACTGTTATGAACAAATAGTAGATCAATTATTATTTGATAATATCTTTAATCTAGATAATTGTGACAATATTATAAAAATTCCTTCAATTGAAATCAAAATTGAAGGAAGACCTTTGAGTTTTCAAAATAAAAATAAGCAAAATAATAGTAGACATAATGATTTCAAGGAAAAAGTTTTAGAAAAAATAGATAAATTTGATTATTTCATAATTAATAGGGTTCAAATTGAAATTCAGTTATACATAAAAGAAATGACTTTGTATGAAGACCATACATTAATAGATATAGATAATATACCCAAAAACTTAATAGATATTTTACATCAATCATTTCCGAAAGGTATTTTAATAGAAGATACACAAGTTGATAAAATTATTTCTGAACGTATTCGTATATTACCTAAACCTGGAATTTCTTGTAGTGAGCATTTTTTAATATGTATAAGCCCAATCAACGAAAGTGAAATTTATGCAATAAAGAAGAATGATATAATATTTATACCTATTATTAAGGGTGAAAAATCTAATTCTAAATTATATTATCCAGTACCTAAAAGTAATCAGGAAATAATCGATAAAACGCAAAACTTATTTGAATGTTTAAATAATATTAAATATAGATTAAAAAAATATACTTTCTTTTGGATATATCTTTTCCTTTTGGTTTTAGAATCAGGTTCAGGCAGCTTAATAAAATATATCTCTCGTAAATTGTGTGTCAGTGTAGAGGAATATATGCTAAGTATAGGTATGCTTTCAGGTACAGTATTTCCTAGTAGAATACTGAGGAAGGGATTTAAATCTATGCCATGAGTTTGTTAATCAATATTTTCTACAGGATTTTCTGTCAATTAAGAAGAGCTACAGATGAAAATAGATAAATATTCATTTGTGGTTTTAATATTTAAGATAATATGTCTATTATTTCTGTTGAAAATCTCAGTAAGTCTTATCCTGTGGCGGTGAAGGAACCTGGGCTTGCAGGAACAATTACCCACTTTTTCCGCCGCACCTATCGTTCAATTCATGCTGTTCAGGATGTGTCTTTTGAAATCGCTCCTGGGGAAGTAGTGGGCTTTCTGGGGCCGAATGGTGCTGGTAAAACTACCACGCTAAAAATGCTGACAGGATTAATTCATCCTACTAGTGGTGTGGTTAAGGTAGCTGGTTATGTGCCTTTTTTACGCCAAGAAGCATTTTTACAAAAAATCACTTTGGTAATGGGGCAGAAACAGCAGCTTCTTTGGGACTTACCAGCCTTAGATTCTTTAAAAATTAACGCGGCTGTTTACAATATCTCCGATAAGGAGTTTCATCGCCGGATAGGGGAATTAACAGAAATGTTGTCTTTGGAGAGTAAGCTTACCCAACCAGTACGGAAACTGTCTTTAGGTGAACGAATGAAGGCGGAACTTCTAGCCGCACTCTTACACCGTCCCCATGTGTTGTTTTTAGATGAACCAACTTTAGGATTAGATGTTAACGCTCAAGTCGCTGTGCGCGATTTTTTACGTGAGTACAATCAACGTTATCAAGCGACAGTGTTATTAACTAGTCATTACATGGCTGATATCACAGCTTTGTGTGAAAGGGTATTGTTGATTCACCAAGGGAAACTTATGTATGACGGTAGTTTAGATGGACTACTAGAACGTTTTGCACCATACCGAGAAGTGCGTGTAGAGTTAGCCCACCCTTTACCTTTAGAAAAACTCCAATTGTACGGTGATGTGCAACTTCTGGAAGGACGAGCGGTATGTTTTATGGTGCAACAAGAGATTTTGACACGCACAGTATCTAAGATATTAACTGATTTGGAAGTTATAGATTTGACTGTAACTGAGCCGCCTGTAGAAGAAGTAATAGGACGAGTTTTTCAGGCAGGAGTGGTTTAGAGAGTGCTGAGTGTTGAATCAAAAGTAATTTTTAATAGCAGGGAGTGAATGAAAAGGGTAATTAGAAAAGCTTTGACTTTGCTGACAGTTTACTACGCCTATATGCTTGAGTATCGAGCAGAACTAGTTTTATGGGTTTTGTCTGGTTCTTTACCAATTATCTTGATGGGGGTTTGGATAAAGGCGGCACAAGGTGGAAAATTTGGATTATCTCCTGTGGATTTTGCCCGTTACTTTTTGACGGTTTTTATTGTCAGGCAAATTTCTGTTGTGTGGGTAATTTGGGAATTTGAAAGGGAAGTTGTAGAAGGTAAGTTATCCCCTAAATTATTACAACCTTTAGATCCGGTATGGCATCATGTAGCATCTCATCTTTCGGAAAGGGTGGCGAGAGTACCTTTTGCACTGTTACTCATAGGGTTGTTTTTTATTCTGTACCCTCAAGCTTTATGGATGCCGAGTTTTAGCCAATTATTTTTATTTACAATTGCTGTAGCGTTGGCTTTTGTTTTGCGCTTTGTAATTCAGTACACCTTTGCTATGTTCGCCTTTTGGACGGAAAGGGCTAATGCTTTAGAAAACTTCTGGTTTTTGTTTTACTTGTTTTTATCAGGGTTGATTGCTCCTTTAGATGTGTTTCCGCCAGAAGTAAAGGCGATCGTTTTATTTACCCCATTTCCATACTTGATTGATTTTCCTGTTAGTTTATTAGTAGGAATACCTGTTGATATTGGACGAGGATTTTTAGCACTACTTGGATGGATATTAATATTTTGGATTTTGAATCGCTTATTGTGGCGTGCGGGATTAAAAAGATATTCAGGAATGGGAGCATAAATCTTAAGATTCTATTTTGATGTCGGTATACTTCACCGAAGTTATATAGTAATCCATTTGATTCTAAAAAAGTCTTAGTATCTGTAGGGTGGGTATTTATAGTGATTTGAGGTTCTTTTGGGGAATTTGGCGAAAAATTTTCGGAAATTGTAGATTATACTTAAGTATCTCAATACATCCTGGTATTTACTTAAGCTAAGTTGTGTATGGCAGTAATCACGATTCGGGAAAAACAGCTAACAGAAAAGGGTTTTGCCGCAAGTTTGATTTTTGAGGGTGGGGAATACCCAATCAATATTACTGATCCGTTTACACCCCAGGAAGAAAGACAACTGGAATGGTATTTTGAGAAATGGCTGACTTACCCGATGTTAAACGGAAAGAAAGCAGAAGCGGCGAAAATGAGCGTTGCTAGTTATGGGGAAAGTTTATTTAACCAGGTTTTTAAGGCTGATATTGATGCTTACAGCCATTATCGCCAACTGCGGGGAAATCTGAAGCAGGTAAAAATTGAGATAGTTGGTAATAGTCCCGAATTTCACGCGCTGCACTGGGAAGCTATGCGGGATCAGGATTTGCCGCGACCTTTGGCTGTGGATTGCGTAATGATACGCAAACGCCTTGATAAAGCGGCATCAGTGGCGGCGAATATGGCAGAATCACCGATAATTAACTTGTTGGTGGTAATTGCTCGACCGGATGAGGAGCATGATGTGGGTTATCGTACCATTGCTCGTCCGTTGATTGAGGTGATTGAAAATAGCCACTTGCCTGTAAATATAGACTTATTGCGTCCGGGTACTTATGAAAGTTTAGAACGCCATTTAGAGGCAAAGGGTGCAGGATATTACCATATCATCCATTTTGACTGTCACGGGGCGTTGATGGCATACGCAGATATTCAGAAAGGGGTGAAACGTAACCGATATACCTATCAAGCTAGGTGGGGACGGGAAGATATTCAACCCTATGCTGGGGTAAAGGCATTTTTGTTTTTGGATGGGGAAAGTAAGGGAAAAGCCGATCCCATAGAGGCGGGGGAATTAGCGAATTTGTTGACGGGGAAGGGAATTCCTGTTTGTATTCTCAATGCGTGTCAGTCGGGGAAACAGGTACGAGGAAACGGGGAAGCAGACTACGACTACGCTCAGTCTACAGAAAGTCGAGACACGACTACACTCAAGGAAGTAGACTACGACTACGCTCAGTCTACAGAAAGTAGGGAGACGAGTTTGGCTAGTCGGTTGATGACTGCGGGAATGCAAATGGTAGTTGCAATGGGGTATTCGGTGACGGTTTCGGCGGCGCGGTTGATGATGGAACAGGTTTATCAAAACTTGTTTGGGGGAAAGGAGATAACCGAAGCGATCCGGTTGGGAAGAAGAGAGCTATTTAATAATAAGACGCGGAAAGCTTATTTTAATATCAGTATTGATTTGGAAGATTGGCTTTTACCTGTAGTTTATAGTAACCAACAGGTGAATTTGAATTTGCGGCGATTCACAGCAGAGGAAGCAGAAAAATATTATGAAAGTTTAGGTAATTTATATCAATATACGCCGCCAGAATATGGATTTATTGGGCGTGATTTGGAGATTTTGAAGATTGAAAAGGCTTTATTCCGTCATAATATTTTGCTGTTGCAGGGAATGGGAGGTACGGGAAAAACTACCCTGTTAAATTATTTGCGTAGTTGGTGGCAGACAACGAACTTTGCACCAGACATATTTTATTTTGGTTATGATGAAAAGGCTTGGACGCTGACGCAGATTTTGTTTGACATTGGCAAGCGGGTATATAAAAAGTTTGAGTTTGCGAATTTTCAAGCAATGAGTTTAACTGCACAGAAGCAGCAATTACTGGTGAAATTGCGGTCGGAATCTTATGTTTTGATATTGGATAATTTGGAGTCGGTGACGGGACAAGCTTTAGCGATTCAAAATACTTTACCGCCAGATGAGCAACAGCAATTGCGTGACTTTTTAACAAGGTTGGTAGAGGGAGAAACGCGGGTAATTTTAGGTTCTCGCAGTGATGAAATTTGGTTAAAAGATGCTTTTAAACAGAATGTTTATCAGTTGCGAGGATTGGATGCGGAAGCGAGAACTGAGTTATCCAATAAGATTTTAGAACGGAATGTGGGGGATGAAAAGAAGATAGTCAAGATTCGGGGAGATGAGTATTTTCAGAAATTGATGAAGGTGTTAGCGGGGTATCCGTTAGCGATGGAAGTGGTATTGGCAAATTTAAAAAATCTG
Above is a genomic segment from Nostoc sp. MS1 containing:
- a CDS encoding ATP-binding cassette domain-containing protein; this encodes MSIISVENLSKSYPVAVKEPGLAGTITHFFRRTYRSIHAVQDVSFEIAPGEVVGFLGPNGAGKTTTLKMLTGLIHPTSGVVKVAGYVPFLRQEAFLQKITLVMGQKQQLLWDLPALDSLKINAAVYNISDKEFHRRIGELTEMLSLESKLTQPVRKLSLGERMKAELLAALLHRPHVLFLDEPTLGLDVNAQVAVRDFLREYNQRYQATVLLTSHYMADITALCERVLLIHQGKLMYDGSLDGLLERFAPYREVRVELAHPLPLEKLQLYGDVQLLEGRAVCFMVQQEILTRTVSKILTDLEVIDLTVTEPPVEEVIGRVFQAGVV
- a CDS encoding ABC transporter permease yields the protein MKRVIRKALTLLTVYYAYMLEYRAELVLWVLSGSLPIILMGVWIKAAQGGKFGLSPVDFARYFLTVFIVRQISVVWVIWEFEREVVEGKLSPKLLQPLDPVWHHVASHLSERVARVPFALLLIGLFFILYPQALWMPSFSQLFLFTIAVALAFVLRFVIQYTFAMFAFWTERANALENFWFLFYLFLSGLIAPLDVFPPEVKAIVLFTPFPYLIDFPVSLLVGIPVDIGRGFLALLGWILIFWILNRLLWRAGLKRYSGMGA